The DNA sequence ACGTTAATTAGCTCTTTTTTTAatcacaggcatgggaattgaaaaaagtaaaaaaaagtctgaacatttgtaagtaataGCAAAGTTGACGGCAcgaagcgcctagccctgctaggggggtttgggggcattttgggcggattttttttttttctccaaagtcaAAGAACCCAACTGGtgtaatttggtgtcatcttagctccaagtttgccattattattatattcagtttttagaaccatttttgcctcccccatttattttttcggcagacacttttgctttttcggcggaacaaaaaaaaaatttggcgaaaatttgcctttcggcggacaattcccatgcctgatatcagtcgtcttttcttttgtctGAAGGCACAGCCCTTCCCGTGTCAACAGTTGTGCTGACAGTCAAAGATGTGCCGGGcgtttacacgggataagaccaccccggctccacttggacacacaccaacaattcAACATCATGGATGCTTTCTGGGCATGATTCAAATCACAAATGAACCAATGCAGTACATACATATTTCAAGCATATTCTGACATCATGCCCTTACTCCTACTGAGCAAAACCTGGCACTACTAATAAACTAACCAATGATTGttggagagaaaaagaagaaaaaaaacacaagtaGAAAATCACTAGTCTGAAACCATTAATTATGTATGCATCGACCTATACTTAAGTGCAACAGATGGCTAGTGACAATAGCAATGCCCAAAACCTTCCTTATGGACAGATTACAAGTCAAGTTGAACGTGCAACCAGAAAAAGAAAACCacccagggctccccacagacgCTCTATCTAGATGGTCCTGGGACCCGCACTTTTAATTTAGGGGGTCCTTCAGCGGAACTTTAAATCATAAACTTAGCCCGGCACAGCTAACATCTGCATCTACTTCACCCTCCTTTCTTTTGTCGTTTCTGCGTGAAACTCATAACTCATTAACTGTATTCACTATTGGTGCTATTACTCCCAGCCAATAACTGTCTCAAAATCAGTACTGACGGTTACGCTTGATAATGAAAATGTTTTGCGTCCCAGAACCTACCTGCTCTTTCCTAAGGTTGAGTGGGACCCCCTCCATTCATTTCTGGTATGCTTGTCCGGCTTCTAATGCATACGGTCCACAGGGACACACCATTTGGGGAGCCCTGAGAAATGTGCAGTGAGTAACTTGACAGTACCAGCACAGCCAGGTCACATCAAAAGATCGACATGGTTTTGCACAAGCTTGAAACTtgtgggggcccggtagctcagttggtagagcactgcacttgtgatcgaaaggtcccaggttcgaattcgggccgggacggacacgggtcaactttatgtgcagacccagagacggaagccatgtcccacccccgtgtcatcacaatggcacgtaaaagaccttggtcattctgccacaagtgcaggtggctgaatacacctaaacacgcagacacctgggtagcgcgactccgttgctgctagctttccactgggaggaagcgacccgaatttcccagcgatgggacaataaagtaatgaaaatgaaaaatgaataaaaaaggGAACTCTCCAAATTACTGTTGTATCGATATCCCATCAAGGATAATCTGCCAAACGATTGTACATTTCTGTTACATGAATACATATTTATATTATTTGTAGATTAGTGCACTTggtgtttacttgcagatacaATGCAATCTCTTGTGTTTTCTTTATCTTTATGGCATCTTCCTTCAGAGATCCCTACCATGCCTGTGAAGACATGTGAGTGCCAAACATTCTACAGTCGGACCTATGAGTACTCAGTGCAGTGAGATCGAATTGCTCTGATGTATTGTtgcagtgtgtgttttaacaTAAGCATACATCATTACCCACAGTGGCTGCATCCTGCAACTGGTTAAGTGGTACTTAAAATCAAAGTATCACCAGTCTCATCCTGTGGTACACAGAGATGCACACAACGAATAAAGCACCAGCATCGTGCATCACGTGAGCAATAGCACAGTCAGTCACTATCAGCACCGTGCCTCATGCCAGCAACCACGCAGTCATGCAAACACCAGCACAGTCACCAAGTACTGTGCATCATGCCAGTATGCACCAGCTGTCACTAGGCACTGTGCACCACGCCAGCATCAACACAGCCATGCAAACATCAGTACAGTTACACAGAACAGTAGATGACACTGGCACCAGCACAGTCACTTAAGCACCGAGCATCATGCCATTATGCTCCAGCAGTCACTAGGCACCATGTGTCATGGCTGACAGACACTAAGTACTGTGCATCACGCTAGCAGCAACACAGATACACAACCACCTTATTTCACGCCAGCATTAACAAAATTACCTGTGTGTCACGCCAGCATCAACACACTCACTAGGCATCATGTGTCATGCcgacacacactttctttcttttctttatttggtgtttaacgtcgttttcaaccacaaaggttatatcgcgacggggaaagggggggagatgggatagagccacttgttaattgtttcttgttcacaaaagcactaatcaaaaaattgctccaggggcttgcaacgtaccttactgggagaatgcaagtttccagtacaaaggacttaaagcACTGTGCAGCAACACAGATGAGATACACAATCACCCTGTTTCATGCCAGCATCAACACAGTCACTAGGCACCACGCCCACAGACACCATGCACCATCGCATCACCTACACACTCACTAAGCAAGGTGTTTTACATCACGTCACAACAGCACCGGCACACTCACTAAGCTACGTGCGTTACGTCACGTCACGCCAGCTCTTGCTGGGCCTGCCTCAGTTGGTCATCCTGGATGACCACGTCCAGCTTCATGTCCTTGATGTCCAGCTTGTGAAGACACTGGTTGGTCCTGAGTAAGGCGTCCACACGCTCTGTGAGAGCGCCGCTAGTGTAGTCTGCCTGCAGCTGTCGCAGCTGGTCGAGCGTCATGCAGATGGTGGACACCAGCATGCTCTCGCCCTCTGTCCAGATCGACAGCACCAGCGTGCCGCGCTCCTGCTCCACGTACTTGATCACGTACGTCTGAAGGTCAAACTCAAACTGCTGGCACAGGGCCGTCACTTTCTTGCGGAAGTACTGACCGCCCGACTTCCATTTCTCACACATGATTATAGCGGAGGAACGGGACTTGGGGCTGGCGGTGTGGCCGTGTTTCTGGGCCTTGAGTCTGACAAGCTCCATCTGTTTGTTGTACTCCATCACCACGGGGTCCTGGTTCTCCTTGCCCCGCCCCCGCCCGTTCACCAccttcctcccccctccctgcTCCACGCTTGTGTCTTTACGAGGACTGCCGCTGTTCCGCTTAGCGTCCCCGCCGAGAGGAGCGTCCACAGAGTCTCCGTTGCCATGGAGACGACTGTTGTTGGTGTCCTGAAGCCGGGGCTGCGTGGAAGACTTGGCGCCGTTGCTCCCCTTGTGTTCCCCCgcctcctctcccccctcccctccccccttcactTTGCTGTTTCTTTGCTTCATTTCCTGCTGGTCTACATACTTCTTCTCCTTGGCTTTCTTTCTTCTGCTGGAAAAGCAGAAACAGAAGAAAGACTTTTTGCGTGGGTGTTCTTCCTCATCATCCGTAGCGTAGGAATACTCCGTGATGCGCCGGGACAGGTGGTCGGGTTCATCCTCCAGCATCAGCATGTTCTCGTAGGACTGGTGTAGGCGACGAGAAGTGTGGGGGTCAGGGGAGGCCAGCATGGAAGCGTCGATGACGTCCCCTTCCGAGTCACGCTCCGGCACCACCAGCAGTAAGGCCTGCACCTTGATCATGATGGTCACCTCACCTGCAACAagttattatacgttatttacGGTATTTTTCATTCTGATTCATATGTCTAAGACCAATTGTATGGAAGGGGAAAATTCCCCCATTGTCATTAAAGATGTCTTCCTTTGTGTGTACAATGAAACGGATCTGTCCAAGTTGTTACAAGAGCATTTTGCAACTTTAAGACTCACCAAAAATTATCAGCCTGATGCAAATTGGGACTTGATTTGCTAATTACTGGTATTTACCGTTAAGCTGAACAGCTAACTTCTTGTGAACATCCACCCTATAGATGTGATACTAGCTCATCCAGTTAGAGATTTCCAAACTTGAACAGACATCTGACTTCCAGCCCTTCCATTCCATGGTGgtaacgcccacccccccccccccccccccccaatctcaCAATTCTCCTTTCACCTGCATGCACTCATACACCCAGGGTCTCCCTCCCATCTCCTCTATCACACACCCTCCGTCCCTcaaccccccaccctccctctcccccctctcactccccctacctccctccctccctccctccttccctccctgcctgcccccttttctctccccccccctctctctgagATCCATGCATACCATACAAACCATGTCAGCCTACCTTTGTGATGTAGCTTCTCCAGATAACCTGGAACAGAGAAAAACAATGCCTGCATAAAACCCTGGCTTCAAACAACACCGCATCAAGCCTGTG is a window from the Littorina saxatilis isolate snail1 linkage group LG10, US_GU_Lsax_2.0, whole genome shotgun sequence genome containing:
- the LOC138977831 gene encoding uncharacterized protein, with protein sequence MATAMMEPGGQVISRDTPARAARNPDSWDGFDDDDLNPETHRLTDFKELCKSVASLLHIEDQAAAAMLTEPLSGRRDLVEGLDAEAIFDYLTHHGVLQSPVMQQLRGTSSVTQRNATLLQHVEGEGHNAVALFINALRQSGQLHLASSLDNTQRIKPLSQGGYLEKLHHKGEVTIMIKVQALLLVVPERDSEGDVIDASMLASPDPHTSRRLHQSYENMLMLEDEPDHLSRRITEYSYATDDEEEHPRKKSFFCFCFSSRRKKAKEKKYVDQQEMKQRNSKVKGGGEGGEEAGEHKGSNGAKSSTQPRLQDTNNSRLHGNGDSVDAPLGGDAKRNSGSPRKDTSVEQGGGRKVVNGRGRGKENQDPVVMEYNKQMELVRLKAQKHGHTASPKSRSSAIIMCEKWKSGGQYFRKKVTALCQQFEFDLQTYVIKYVEQERGTLVLSIWTEGESMLVSTICMTLDQLRQLQADYTSGALTERVDALLRTNQCLHKLDIKDMKLDVVIQDDQLRQAQQELA